One Solirubrobacter pauli DNA window includes the following coding sequences:
- a CDS encoding carboxyl transferase domain-containing protein, whose translation MPSVTQRTFRRLAIINRGEPAMRLIHAVRELNAEREDDPIKVIALYTDPERSAMFVRHADEAFSLGPTATVDESGKRTGAYLNYEGIKRTLIEAKADAVWPGWGFVSEHPAFVDMIEEMGLVFVGPSADVMRKLGDKIQSKLMAEQAGVPVAPWSNGPVETIEEAREHAERIGFPLMIKAAAGGGGRGIRRVLSWEDLEPALNTSRREAADAFGDGTVFMEAMVGNAHHIEVQLIADGQGEAWAAGVRDCSCQRRHQKVIEESSSVVLTPEQEEEVKDASRRLALQSGYRNAGTVEFLYEPEGKRFSFMEVNARLQVEHPVTEAVTGLDLVKLQLHVASGGRLEGTPPEPVGHAIEARLNAEDPAMGFAPTPGRVQVLDLASGPGVRVDRGISAGDVIPPDFDSMVAKVIAYGRTRPEAIARLKRALRESTAMIEDGTTNRAFLLSILEREEFEAGEVDIAWLDRMGVSGEMEAHGGADAALLMAAIELADKETATERASFYAYARRGRPEAAAQVSRAVEVRHRGQAYRIIVSQLAPGRYRTEIDGVAVEAAVERLSNHERRITLAGVTHRALISKQGADLLVEVHGVPHRITRDDGGFVRSHGPSVVVAIPVSEGDEVAEGDVVAVVESMKMETSLTAPFAGRVRRVLSGTNVQVPAHTPLLQLEAIEDEAAEASAERVSFDELASDSEDTPAAALERLKYAVLGYDVSGDEVRRALAVVRTCTTDIIAGEHELLDVYTDVRALSRARHDDPERELLHSPQEYLHAFLRSLDAKAERLPERFVMLLQRALAHYGVDSLDRTPALEDACYRLFVSQERADLARAAVLAILEKRLERADELVPRTNGDFRGVLDRLEIATERRDPVIADHARQLRNRYYDQPVILARQAKAYEELECHLSALLEDPERADREAHITAVVEAPQLLAPQLIGRMQATGAREHPVLLEIMTRRWYRMYDLAPFWNGVTRDGTAYITTSYVKDGTKRHLAAAFVDTQDLDDVAGAIARRAAEYPVDETVYLDLYAAATAGEELANRLRAALERADIAQLVKRVVLDVPAPERGDAAANSITLRRSVDGGWEIDRDLQFVHPEMAVRLNLWRMSEFELERIPSPADVYLFRGVGRTNRKDERLFALAEVRELSIVRNEQGRVVSLPELEHALAEALGALRRVQSRRSPRERLLWNRVRLNVWPDVDLAPEEAGALVDRYARETEGLGIETVIIRGRMRDMRGGELKERELRLFAPAGRGVVVEVDEPAKQPLQPLDEGARRIVQARRRGTVHPAELTKVLAPERTDRARGIPRGEFTELDLDADGTLVPVDRAPAMNEAGIVVGLTKSFTDRHPEGMQRVVLLGDPTKALGSVAEPECRRIIAALDLADELGVPVEWFALSSGARIAMDSGTENMDWVAAALRRIIEFTQNGGEVNVIVTGINVGAQPYWNAEATMLMHTRGILIMTPESAMVLTGKQALDFAGGVSAEDNFGIGGYDRIMGPNGQAQYWAPDLAGACGVLLRYYDHAYVAPGERFPRRAETRDAVKRDVREAPHSAPGSELATVGQIFSDETNPGRKQAFDIRSVMRAVVDSDHKPLERWERMRDAEAAVVWDAHLGGWPTTVIGIESHPIDRFGPVPADGPSQWTSGTLFPKSSKKVARAINSNGGRRPLVVLANLAGFDGSPESMRQWQLEYGAEIGRAIVNFRGPIVFCVISRYHGGAFVVFSQRLNDGFETIAVEGAHASVIGGSAAAGVVFTRDVNAATRSDARVVALEERIEDSSDPAETRRLRAELASLLETVRSEKMGELAAKFDSIHSIQRAVEVGSVNSIVAAADLRPYLVNAIERGMARTEADTRDVITAA comes from the coding sequence GTGCCCTCTGTGACCCAGCGCACGTTTCGTCGGCTCGCCATCATCAATCGCGGCGAGCCCGCGATGCGTCTCATCCATGCCGTCCGCGAGCTGAACGCCGAGCGTGAGGACGACCCGATCAAGGTCATCGCCCTCTACACCGATCCCGAGCGCAGCGCGATGTTCGTCCGCCACGCCGACGAGGCCTTCAGCCTCGGCCCGACCGCGACGGTCGACGAGAGCGGCAAGCGCACCGGGGCTTACCTGAACTACGAGGGCATCAAGCGCACGCTGATCGAGGCCAAGGCCGACGCGGTCTGGCCGGGGTGGGGCTTCGTGTCCGAGCACCCCGCGTTCGTGGACATGATCGAGGAGATGGGCCTGGTCTTCGTCGGCCCGTCCGCCGACGTCATGCGCAAGCTCGGCGACAAGATCCAGTCCAAGCTGATGGCCGAGCAGGCCGGCGTGCCGGTCGCGCCGTGGTCGAACGGCCCGGTCGAGACGATCGAGGAAGCGCGCGAGCACGCCGAGCGGATCGGCTTCCCGCTGATGATCAAGGCCGCGGCGGGCGGCGGTGGCCGCGGCATCCGCCGCGTCCTGTCCTGGGAGGACCTCGAGCCGGCGCTCAACACCTCGCGCCGTGAGGCCGCCGACGCGTTCGGCGACGGCACCGTCTTCATGGAGGCCATGGTCGGCAACGCGCACCACATCGAGGTGCAGCTGATCGCCGACGGCCAGGGTGAGGCGTGGGCCGCCGGCGTGCGCGACTGCTCGTGCCAGCGCCGCCACCAGAAGGTCATCGAGGAGTCGTCGAGCGTCGTCCTCACGCCCGAGCAGGAGGAGGAGGTCAAGGACGCCTCGCGTCGCCTCGCGCTCCAGTCCGGCTACCGCAACGCGGGCACGGTCGAGTTCCTCTACGAGCCCGAGGGCAAGCGCTTCTCCTTCATGGAGGTCAACGCGCGCCTGCAGGTCGAGCACCCCGTCACCGAGGCCGTGACCGGACTCGATCTCGTCAAGCTGCAGCTGCACGTCGCCTCCGGCGGCCGGCTCGAGGGCACGCCGCCCGAGCCCGTCGGCCACGCGATCGAGGCGCGCCTGAACGCCGAGGACCCCGCGATGGGCTTCGCGCCGACGCCGGGTCGCGTCCAGGTGCTGGACCTCGCGTCGGGCCCGGGCGTGCGCGTGGACCGCGGCATCTCCGCGGGCGACGTCATCCCGCCCGACTTCGACTCGATGGTCGCCAAGGTCATCGCCTACGGCCGCACCCGTCCGGAGGCGATCGCCCGCCTCAAGCGCGCGCTGCGCGAGTCGACGGCGATGATCGAGGACGGCACGACCAACCGCGCCTTCCTGCTGTCGATCCTCGAGCGCGAGGAGTTCGAGGCCGGCGAGGTCGACATCGCCTGGCTGGACCGCATGGGCGTGTCCGGCGAGATGGAGGCCCACGGCGGCGCCGACGCCGCCCTGCTGATGGCCGCGATCGAGCTCGCCGACAAGGAGACCGCGACCGAGCGCGCCTCCTTCTACGCCTACGCCCGTCGCGGCCGGCCCGAGGCGGCCGCGCAGGTGAGCCGCGCCGTCGAGGTGCGTCACCGCGGCCAGGCCTACCGGATCATCGTCTCCCAGCTCGCGCCGGGCCGCTACCGCACCGAGATCGACGGCGTCGCCGTCGAGGCCGCGGTCGAGCGGCTCTCCAACCACGAGCGCCGGATCACGCTCGCGGGCGTCACGCACCGCGCGCTGATCTCCAAGCAGGGCGCGGACCTGCTCGTCGAGGTCCACGGCGTCCCGCACCGGATCACCCGCGACGACGGCGGCTTCGTGCGCTCGCACGGCCCGTCCGTGGTCGTCGCCATCCCCGTCTCCGAAGGCGACGAGGTGGCTGAGGGCGACGTCGTGGCGGTCGTCGAGTCGATGAAGATGGAGACGTCGCTGACGGCGCCGTTCGCCGGTCGCGTCCGTCGCGTCCTGTCCGGCACGAACGTGCAGGTCCCGGCGCACACTCCGCTCCTGCAGCTGGAGGCGATCGAGGACGAGGCGGCCGAGGCGAGCGCGGAGCGCGTCTCGTTCGACGAGCTGGCCTCGGACTCCGAGGACACGCCGGCCGCCGCGCTGGAGCGCCTGAAGTACGCCGTCCTGGGCTACGACGTCAGCGGCGACGAGGTACGCCGCGCCCTGGCGGTCGTGCGCACGTGCACCACCGACATCATCGCGGGTGAGCACGAGCTGCTCGACGTGTACACCGACGTCCGCGCGCTCTCCCGCGCCCGCCACGACGATCCCGAGCGCGAGCTCCTCCACAGCCCGCAGGAGTACCTGCACGCCTTCCTGCGCTCCCTGGACGCGAAGGCCGAGCGGCTCCCGGAGCGCTTCGTGATGCTGCTCCAGCGCGCGCTTGCCCACTACGGCGTGGACAGCCTGGACCGCACACCGGCGCTGGAAGACGCCTGCTACCGCCTGTTCGTCTCCCAGGAGCGCGCCGATCTCGCGCGCGCCGCCGTGCTGGCCATCCTCGAGAAGCGCCTGGAGCGCGCCGACGAGCTCGTCCCGCGCACGAACGGCGACTTCCGCGGCGTGCTCGACCGGCTCGAGATCGCCACCGAGCGCCGCGACCCGGTGATCGCCGACCACGCGCGCCAGCTCCGCAACCGCTACTACGACCAGCCGGTCATCCTCGCGCGCCAGGCGAAGGCCTACGAGGAGCTCGAGTGCCACCTGAGCGCGCTGCTGGAGGACCCGGAGCGCGCCGACCGCGAGGCGCACATCACGGCGGTCGTCGAGGCGCCGCAGCTCTTGGCGCCGCAGCTGATCGGCCGCATGCAGGCCACCGGCGCGCGCGAGCACCCGGTGCTGCTGGAGATCATGACCCGGCGCTGGTACCGGATGTACGACCTCGCGCCGTTCTGGAACGGCGTGACGCGCGACGGCACCGCGTACATCACGACGTCCTACGTCAAGGACGGGACCAAGCGCCACCTCGCGGCCGCGTTCGTGGACACGCAGGATCTCGACGACGTCGCGGGCGCGATCGCGCGCCGCGCCGCCGAGTACCCGGTCGACGAGACGGTCTACCTGGACCTGTACGCGGCGGCGACGGCGGGCGAGGAGCTCGCGAACCGGCTGCGCGCGGCGCTCGAGCGCGCGGACATCGCGCAGCTCGTCAAGCGCGTCGTGCTCGACGTGCCGGCACCCGAGCGTGGGGACGCGGCGGCGAACTCGATCACGCTGCGGCGCTCGGTCGACGGTGGCTGGGAGATCGACCGCGACCTGCAGTTCGTGCACCCCGAGATGGCGGTGCGCCTGAACCTCTGGCGGATGTCCGAGTTCGAGCTCGAGCGCATCCCGTCGCCGGCGGACGTGTACCTGTTCCGCGGCGTCGGCCGCACGAACCGCAAGGACGAGCGCCTGTTCGCGCTCGCCGAGGTGCGCGAGCTGTCGATCGTCCGCAACGAGCAGGGCCGCGTCGTCTCGCTGCCGGAGCTCGAGCACGCGCTGGCCGAGGCGCTGGGCGCGCTGCGGCGCGTGCAGTCGCGCCGCTCGCCGCGCGAGCGGCTGCTGTGGAACCGCGTGCGGCTGAACGTGTGGCCGGACGTGGACCTCGCGCCGGAGGAGGCGGGCGCGCTGGTCGACCGCTACGCGCGGGAGACCGAGGGCCTCGGCATCGAGACCGTGATCATCCGCGGGCGCATGCGCGACATGCGCGGCGGTGAGCTCAAGGAGCGCGAGCTGCGCCTGTTCGCGCCGGCCGGCCGCGGCGTGGTCGTCGAGGTCGACGAGCCCGCCAAGCAGCCGCTGCAGCCGCTGGACGAGGGCGCCCGCCGGATCGTCCAGGCGCGGCGTCGCGGCACCGTCCACCCCGCCGAGCTGACGAAGGTGCTGGCGCCTGAGCGCACGGACCGCGCGCGCGGCATCCCGCGCGGCGAGTTCACCGAGCTCGACCTCGACGCCGACGGCACGCTCGTGCCCGTGGACCGCGCGCCGGCCATGAACGAGGCCGGGATCGTCGTGGGCCTGACGAAGTCGTTCACCGACCGCCACCCGGAGGGCATGCAGCGCGTCGTGCTGCTCGGCGACCCGACGAAGGCGCTCGGCAGCGTCGCCGAGCCCGAGTGCCGGCGGATCATCGCCGCGCTGGACCTCGCCGACGAGCTGGGCGTGCCGGTCGAGTGGTTCGCGCTGTCCTCGGGCGCCCGGATCGCGATGGACTCCGGCACCGAGAACATGGACTGGGTCGCGGCCGCGCTGCGCCGGATCATCGAGTTCACGCAGAACGGCGGCGAGGTCAACGTCATCGTCACCGGCATCAACGTCGGCGCGCAGCCGTACTGGAACGCCGAGGCGACGATGCTCATGCACACGCGCGGCATCCTGATCATGACCCCGGAGTCGGCGATGGTGCTGACCGGCAAGCAGGCCCTGGACTTCGCGGGCGGCGTGTCGGCTGAGGACAACTTCGGCATCGGTGGCTACGACCGGATCATGGGCCCGAACGGCCAGGCGCAGTACTGGGCGCCGGACCTGGCGGGCGCGTGCGGGGTGCTGCTGCGCTACTACGACCACGCCTACGTCGCGCCGGGCGAGCGCTTCCCGCGCCGCGCCGAGACGCGTGACGCGGTCAAGCGCGACGTCCGCGAGGCGCCGCACAGCGCGCCGGGCTCCGAGCTGGCGACGGTCGGCCAGATCTTCTCCGACGAGACGAACCCGGGCCGCAAGCAGGCGTTCGACATCCGTTCGGTGATGCGCGCGGTGGTCGACAGCGACCACAAGCCGCTCGAGCGCTGGGAGCGCATGCGCGACGCCGAGGCCGCGGTCGTGTGGGACGCCCACCTGGGCGGCTGGCCGACGACCGTGATCGGCATCGAGTCGCACCCGATCGACCGCTTCGGGCCGGTGCCCGCCGATGGTCCGTCCCAGTGGACGTCCGGCACGCTGTTCCCGAAGAGCTCGAAGAAGGTCGCGCGCGCGATCAACTCGAACGGTGGCCGGCGGCCGTTGGTCGTGCTCGCCAACCTGGCCGGCTTCGACGGCTCGCCCGAGTCGATGCGCCAGTGGCAGCTGGAGTACGGCGCCGAGATCGGCCGTGCGATCGTCAACTTCCGTGGACCGATCGTGTTCTGCGTGATCTCGCGCTACCACGGCGGTGCGTTCGTGGTGTTCTCGCAGCGGTTGAACGACGGCTTCGAGACGATCGCGGTCGAGGGCGCGCACGCGTCGGTCATCGGCGGGTCCGCCGCGGCGGGCGTCGTGTTCACGCGCGACGTGAACGCCGCCACGCGGTCGGACGCGCGGGTCGTCGCCTTGGAGGAGCGGATCGAGGACTCCTCGGACCCGGCCGAGACGCGTCGCCTGCGCGCCGAGCTCGCGTCCCTGCTGGAGACGGTCCGCTCGGAGAAGATGGGCGAGCTGGCCGCGAAGTTCGACTCGATCCACTCGATCCAGCGGGCGGTGGAGGTCGGCAGCGTGAACTCGATCGTCGCGGCCGCCGACCTACGGCCGTACCTCGTGAACGCCATCGAGCGGGGGATGGCCCGCACGGAGGCCGACACGCGCGACGTCATCACGGCGGCGTAG
- a CDS encoding FAD binding domain-containing protein: MEFLQPPTWREALEARAAHPDALPIWGGTDVMVELNFARKRPPALLDLTRVDELSRWAVEDGGVRIGAGVSYTRIIDELGERLPGLSMASRTVGSPQIRNRGTVGGNLGSASPAGDALPPLFAAGAQVELASVGGVRRVPVDEFVVGPKRNGLTADELIAAVWVPVRPGAAQQFAKVGTRNAMVIAVCSFALDVSDGRVGTCIGSAGPTPIRAREAEAFAEGLDGWSDEAGRRFGELVAAAASPIDDVRGSAAYRRHALGVLAQRTLKWALCG; the protein is encoded by the coding sequence ATGGAGTTCCTGCAACCCCCCACGTGGAGGGAGGCGCTGGAAGCTCGCGCCGCTCATCCGGACGCGCTGCCGATCTGGGGCGGCACCGACGTCATGGTCGAGCTGAACTTCGCCCGCAAGCGCCCGCCGGCGCTGCTGGACCTCACCCGCGTCGACGAGCTGTCGCGCTGGGCCGTGGAGGACGGCGGCGTCCGGATCGGGGCGGGGGTGTCGTACACGCGGATCATCGACGAGCTGGGCGAGCGGTTGCCGGGATTGTCGATGGCGTCCCGGACGGTCGGCTCGCCGCAGATCCGCAACCGCGGCACGGTCGGCGGGAACCTCGGATCGGCTTCGCCGGCGGGTGACGCGCTGCCGCCGCTGTTCGCGGCGGGGGCGCAGGTCGAGCTCGCCTCGGTGGGCGGTGTGCGGCGGGTGCCCGTGGACGAGTTCGTGGTCGGACCGAAGCGCAACGGCCTGACGGCGGACGAGCTGATCGCCGCCGTGTGGGTCCCCGTGCGACCGGGCGCCGCGCAGCAGTTCGCGAAGGTGGGTACCCGGAACGCGATGGTGATCGCGGTCTGCTCCTTCGCCCTGGACGTGAGCGACGGCCGCGTGGGGACGTGCATCGGCTCGGCCGGGCCGACGCCGATCCGGGCGCGGGAGGCCGAGGCCTTCGCGGAAGGCCTGGACGGCTGGTCCGACGAGGCGGGGCGCCGCTTCGGTGAGCTCGTCGCCGCCGCGGCCTCCCCCATCGACGACGTGCGCGGGTCGGCCGCGTACCGGCGGCACGCGCTCGGCGTGCTCGCCCAGCGGACGCTGAAGTGGGCGCTATGCGGCTGA
- a CDS encoding (2Fe-2S)-binding protein — translation MRLTCTINGEPREVDGLWEGESLLYVLRERLALPGSKNACEQGECGSCSVYLDGVLVCSCLVAAGQAEGRAVVTVEGLAPSEEELHPVQAAFVEAGAVQCGFCTPGLIVATHDLLARNPSPSDAEIREALAGNLCRCTGYEKILDAVRLAAAS, via the coding sequence ATGCGGCTGACGTGCACGATCAACGGCGAGCCGCGTGAGGTCGACGGGCTCTGGGAGGGCGAGTCGCTGCTGTACGTGCTGCGCGAGCGGCTGGCGTTGCCCGGCTCCAAGAACGCCTGCGAGCAAGGCGAGTGCGGGTCCTGCTCGGTGTACCTGGACGGCGTGCTCGTCTGCTCGTGCCTGGTCGCGGCGGGGCAGGCCGAGGGACGTGCGGTCGTGACGGTCGAAGGGCTGGCGCCGAGCGAGGAGGAGCTGCACCCGGTGCAGGCCGCGTTCGTCGAGGCGGGCGCCGTGCAGTGCGGCTTCTGCACGCCCGGGCTGATCGTCGCGACGCACGACCTGCTCGCACGCAATCCGTCGCCGAGCGACGCCGAGATCCGCGAGGCGCTCGCCGGGAACCTGTGCCGCTGCACGGGCTACGAGAAGATCCTCGACGCGGTGCGGCTGGCGGCGGCGTCGTGA
- a CDS encoding 8-oxoguanine deaminase produces MILERCAVATVSGEVHRDGHVVVEGNRIVAVGPGRYDGEGERVDLSGRLVTPGLINCHHHLYQWATRGLAQQATLFEWLVELYPVWARIDERVQRAAARAGLAALLRSGCTTASDHHYVFPAGQDLLRVEVEAARELGIRFHPCRGSMDLGASAGGLPPDSVVEDRDTIFAAYAAALDEFHDPSPGAMCRIALAPCSPFSVTRELMRETAEFARERGVRLHTHMAETVEEEAFCLERFGMRPVEYLEDLGWLGDDVWLAHCVHLSDREVARFGETRTGVAHCPSSNARLGAGIAPVMPLVRAGAPVGLGVDGAASNEAGELGGELRQALLSARLRGGPAAMTAHEALELATLHGARCLGREDELGTVEVGKLADLVWWRLDDLDHAGIEDPVAALVFGARPLPEGVMVDGVLRTVEDEAAIARELAEVALR; encoded by the coding sequence GTGATCCTCGAGCGCTGCGCGGTCGCGACCGTCTCCGGCGAGGTGCACCGCGACGGGCACGTCGTGGTCGAGGGCAACCGGATCGTCGCGGTCGGGCCCGGCCGCTACGACGGCGAGGGCGAGCGCGTCGACCTGTCCGGCCGGCTCGTCACCCCCGGGCTGATCAACTGCCACCACCACCTCTACCAGTGGGCCACGCGCGGGCTCGCGCAGCAGGCGACGCTGTTCGAGTGGCTCGTGGAGCTGTACCCGGTGTGGGCGCGGATCGACGAGCGCGTCCAGCGCGCGGCCGCGCGGGCCGGGCTCGCGGCGCTGCTGCGGTCCGGGTGCACGACGGCCAGCGACCACCACTACGTCTTCCCGGCCGGGCAGGACCTGCTGCGCGTCGAGGTCGAGGCCGCGCGCGAGCTCGGCATCCGCTTCCATCCCTGCCGCGGGTCGATGGACCTCGGCGCCTCGGCGGGCGGGCTGCCGCCGGACTCGGTCGTCGAGGACCGGGACACGATCTTCGCCGCCTACGCCGCGGCGCTGGACGAGTTCCACGATCCCTCGCCCGGCGCGATGTGCCGGATCGCGCTCGCGCCCTGCTCGCCGTTCAGCGTCACGCGCGAGCTGATGCGGGAGACGGCCGAGTTCGCCCGCGAGCGCGGCGTGCGGCTGCACACCCACATGGCCGAGACGGTCGAGGAGGAGGCGTTCTGCCTCGAGCGCTTCGGCATGCGGCCCGTCGAGTACCTCGAGGACCTGGGCTGGCTCGGCGACGACGTCTGGCTCGCCCACTGCGTCCACCTGTCCGACCGCGAGGTCGCGCGGTTCGGCGAGACGCGGACCGGCGTCGCCCACTGCCCCTCCTCGAACGCGCGGCTCGGCGCCGGGATCGCTCCGGTCATGCCGCTCGTGCGCGCCGGCGCGCCCGTCGGGCTCGGCGTCGACGGGGCGGCGTCCAACGAGGCGGGCGAGCTGGGCGGCGAGCTGCGGCAGGCGCTGCTCAGCGCGCGCCTGCGCGGCGGGCCGGCGGCGATGACGGCGCACGAGGCGCTCGAGCTGGCGACGCTGCACGGCGCACGCTGCCTCGGACGCGAGGACGAGCTGGGCACGGTCGAGGTGGGCAAGCTCGCCGACCTCGTCTGGTGGCGGCTCGACGACCTGGATCACGCCGGCATCGAGGACCCGGTGGCCGCGCTCGTCTTCGGCGCGCGCCCGCTGCCGGAGGGCGTGATGGTGGACGGCGTGCTGCGGACCGTCGAGGACGAGGCGGCGATCGCACGGGAGCTGGCGGAGGTGGCACTGCGATGA